The region CTCATCGAGAGCGAAGAACGGCGTGTAGAGGGTCGCAGGCTGGGCCGAGGTAGGCGCGGTGTCCAGCGCGTCGAGGTTTTGGCCCGCATCCCGGGCCTCAACGCAACCGCTCCAGTCGGTGCGCAGACTGGTGAATAGACTGCGGCGATTGACAGGATTGTTGTTGAAGGTCGGCGTGAACGACGGAGGAGAGCGGAACGGCGCCTGACTCACCGGCGCCGCGCCCGTCCAGTCCAGCCACGCCGCGCTCTCGTGGTCGGCGCCGACATTGACCATGGCGGCGAAGGGCACGATCCCGATCCTCACCGAGTCCGGCTCCAGGCTGCGCTCGGCCGCAGCGCTCAGGGTGGTGACGAAGTTGTTCGCCGCTACGCGCAGGGCGGCGATCTTTGTCTGGGTGGAGTTGAGCGTGTCGCCCATGGAGCCGGTCGTATCCAGCACCATGGCCACTTCCAGCCGATTGAGCGTGCGGACGACGTCGGCGGTGGCCCCGACGCGCATGTCGCCCTGTAGCCAGAGCTGGGAGACGATGGGCTCGACGTCCATGGCGGCGGAGGCGACCACCGTCGGGCCGTTCTGAACGAAGCTGGAGCTAACAAGACGGGCGTCCCGGAGGACCGCCAGTTCGGCTACGAGAGCCTGAGCGCCAGCGGCCTGGAGCGCCTCGGGCGTGGTCGATTGCGAGCGGGCGGCCGCCAGAGCCGCCGCGTCCAGAGCGTCCTGAAGCTGGCGCTTCTGGACGCTGGCGCGGTTCACGTCGAGAACGCCAAAGCACAGGATCGCGATCGGCAGGGCCAGGAACGCGAACTGGACCGCCACGGAGCCCTCACGCCTTTCGAGGAAGGCGCTGATCAGGCTCTTTCGTCGTGAAGGTCTGCGACCCATGCCGGCCCCGTCAGGATGTCGGATGCGATCCTGACGGGGCATGCTTAAGGGAAGGGACAACGGGCGTGGTCAACGCCCGTTAAGCGCGGCGGATCACCAGCCGCACTTCTCGCCCTTGTTCTGCTTGGTCAGCCAGATGTTCAGCGGGGCGAAATAGTCCGCCACCGCGCTGGCGTCGGTCTGCTTCTCGCCTGTGAAGGCGGCCATCGCGTCGGGCCACGGCTTGGAAGCGCCCATCTCCATCATGGCGTTGAACTTGGCCCCGACCTCCTTGTTCCCGTAGATCGAGCAGCGGTGCAGAGGGCCCTTCCAGCCGGCCTGCTTGCAGGCGGCGCGGTGGAACTGGAACTGGTAGACGCGGGCCAGGTAGTAGCGCGTGTAAGGCGTGTTGCCGGGGATGTGGTACTTGGCCGCCGCGTCGAAGGCGTCGGCCGGGCGCTCGCCCGGAGGCACGATGCCCTGGTACTGGGTGCGCAGTTTCCACCAGCCGGCGTTGTACTGCTCGGGCGTGATCTGGCCGGAGAACACCTGCCAGCGCCACTTGTCGACGATCAGGCTGAACGGGAAGAAGGCGATCTTGTCGAGCGCGGTCTTCAGCAGGTACGGGATGTCACCCTCGTCGCCGGGTACGGTTTCCAGCAGGCCGATCTGCTTGAGATAGGTGGGCGTGGTGGCCGACAGGGCGGCGAAGTCGCCGATCGCCTCGTGGAAACCGTCATTGGCCGCGCCCCTGAACAGGTAGGGCTGCTCCGAGTAGGCGCGTTGATAATAGTTGTGGCCCAGCTCGTGGTGGATGGTGACGAAGTCGACGCCGTTCACCTTGGTGCACATCTTGATGCGGATGTCGTCCTTGTCGTCCAGGTTCCAGGCCGACGCGTGGCAGACCACTTCGCGGTCCTGCGGGCGGACGATCATCGACCGCTTCCAGAAGGTCTCCGGCAACGGCGCGAGCCCGATGGACGAGTAAAAGCCCTCGCCGGCCTTCACCATCTTCACCGGGTCATAGCCCTTGGCCACGAGCAGTTCGTCGAGGTTGTAGCTGGACGCGGCGTTGGCGGTCTTGGGCGCGACCACATCGTAGATGTTGCCCCACTCCTGGGCCCACATGTTGCCCAGCAGGTCGGCGCGGATCGGTCCGGTGCGCGACTGGACGGCGTCGCCATATTTCTCGTTCAGGCGGGCGCGCACGTAGCAGTGCAGGTTCTTGTAGAACGGCTCCAGCTGCTTCCAGACGCGGTCAGTCTCGGCTGCGAAGGCGTCGGGATCCATGTCATAGCCAGCGCGCCACAGCACCCCGGTGTCCTTGTAGCCCAAGCCCTTGGAGCCCTCGTTGGCCAGCTCGACCAGCTTGACGTAATCGTCGTGCATTGCGGGGGCGACGGAGTGCCAGCCCTCCCATGCGGCCTTCAGGTCCGCTGGGTCGCGGCTCTCGGACAGCACATCCTCGGCGTCGTTGAGGGTGATGGTCTTGCCCTTGTAGTCGAACTTGCCGGTGGAGAAGGCGCTGTCCAGACGCGAGGCGATGGTGGCCAGTTCCTCGGCGCCGCCTGGACGTTGGGGGGCGGGCAGGACGAGGCTGCGCTTGAGGATGTCGAGCTTGCGGCGGGTGACCGGGTCGGCGGGAGATTTGTCGTACCTGGAGGCTTCCATAGCCAGGCGGGTGGCGAGCTCGGTGATTTCCGCCGTAGCCTTGGCTTCAAGCCACTGGGTGTCCTCGGTGATGTAGGTGGCGCGCACCCACGAGGAGCGCGCGACATATTCCGAAAGCTTGGAGAGGTCGGCCTCGGCCTTGTCGGCGAAAGCCTTGGCCTCGGCGGCGCTCGGCGCAGCCTGAGCGAGGGCCGCAAGCGGGGCGGACGCCAGGGCGACGGCTGCGCATGCGGCCAGGAGTTTAAGTTTCATGGAAGCGACCTCGTCTCTGGAGCGGCGACCTCTGCGGGCCGCTAAAGCCCGGCATGGGAAAGCCCTTACCAGCCCGCGTCAAGCCACTGTCGGGAACGCCACCTGATGCCGCAGCCACACCTCGAATGCCTGGCTGAAACGGGGGCCGGGCGCGCAGTCGAGATCGACCCCCATCGCCTCGCTCCAGATCCGCCAATGAACGCCGCTGCCATCGCGCTCGGCCACGCCGTCGTGCAGCAGAACCAGACCCCGCAAATCCTCCAGCCGCTTCAGCCGGGTCGCCAGGGCCGGACTACAGACCGGAAAGACCGCGTCGTCCATCAGGGGCGAGACATCCAGTCCCATATAGTCGCCCAGCCCGAACCGCACCGACAGGTCGATGTTCTCGGCGCGCAGGTCCGACAGCCGGTCCTCCGCTGTCACATGCACCTCGATGTCGGGGTGGCGGGCGTTGAAATCGGCCAGACGCGGCGCCAGCCAGCGGGAGGCGAAGGACGCCGAGACCCCGAGCCGCAGGATGCGGCCTTCGCCCGTGTCGGCCGAGACCGCCTCCAGTCCCTGATCGATGCGGGAGAAACCCTCGCGGACCGATCTGGCCAGGATTTCACCCTCGGGCGTCAGGGCAAGGGCGCGGGTCAGGCGATCGAACAGCCGAACGCCGAGTGATTGCTCCAGCGCCTTGATACGCTGGCTGATCGCGCCCTGGGTGATGGCCAGTTCGGCGGCGGCGCGGGTGAAGCTGAGGTGGCGCGCGGCGGCGTCGAAGGCGTGCAGTTGCTGCAGGGGCGGGCGGCGGGCCATGCGATACATTACTCCAACTAATGCATGGGCGAAGCCTTTTGGTTTGTCGCGGCCGTAGAGCTGCGGCATCGACTGGACGCAAGTCAGGGGAGAAGCCGATGAGCGACGTCAGCGTGCATGTGGTCCAGGCCTTTGTCGAAGCGGACGGTCAGGGCGGAAATCCGGCCGGCGTGGTGATCGACATGGACCGCGCTCTGTCGCCCGAGCAGCGGCTGGCCGTGGCGGGCATGGCTGGCTTCTCCGAGACGGCGTTCATCTCGCGGTCGGAGGTCAGCGCCTTCCGCCTCGAGTTCTTCACGCCGACCCGCCAGATCGCCCACTGCGGCCACGCCACCGTCGCGTCCTTTGGCTTGCTGGCCCAGCAAGGCCTGGCCGCGGGCGAAAGCTCCAAGGAGACCATCGACGGTCCGCGCCGCATCCTGGTCGATGATGGACGGGCCTATATGCAGCAGCTGCGCCCCACCTACCGACAGGCGGGCGAGGCTGATTTCACCGATGTGAAAGTCTTGGCCTCGATCAGCCTGACCGAGGCCGATGTGGACGGACGGGGCGCGATCCTGGCGCACAATGGCAACGGGACCCTGCTGCTAGGCGTGAAGGACCGCGAGGTGCTGCGTCGTCTTCGCCCGGACCAAGCTGCGATCAGCGAGATTACCGAGCGGGTCGAGGCGGTGTGCCTTTATGTGTTCGCCCTGGATGCGATGAAGGAAGGCCGCGCCGCCACCTGCCGCATGTTCGCGCCCGCCTACGGCATCGATGAGGAGGCGGCCACGGGGATGGCGGCCGGCGCCCTGGGGGCCTGGATGCAGGATGGACTGGGCGTCGATCGCTCGCCGCTGCTCATCGAGCAGGGCTGGTTCATGGATGCGCCCTCGCCCAGCCTGATCGAGGTGCGCCTGTCGCCCGACGAAGTCCTCGTCGGCGGTCGCGCGGCGGTCCGCGAGACCCTTACCGTTCAGATCTAGCTGACGCAGGCCGCCAGGCCGTCGCGGCGGACCGTGCCGGCGGCGGCGGTGATCTTGCGCGAGCGGCGCTTCACATAGGGGCCAGGCTTGGCCGCTTTCCACTTCAGGGGGCTGGGCAGGATAGCGGCCATGCGCGCGGCCTGGGCGGTGGACAGGTCGGCGGCGCTGACCCGGAAATAGCGCTGGGCGGCGGCCTCGGCCCCATAGATGCCCGGGCCCATCTCGATGGAGTTCAGATAGACCTCCATGATCCGCTTCTTGCCCCAGACCGTCTCGATCAGGACGGTGAAGTAGGCCTCCAGCCCCTTGCGGACATAGGAGCGCTGCGGCCACAGGAAGACGTTCTTGGCGGTCTGCTGGCTGATGGTCGAGCCGCCGCGGATTTTGCCAGGGCGACGCTCGTTGTTCTTCATCGCCTTCTGCATGGCGGTGAAGTCAAAGCCATTGTGCTGGCAGAACTTGGCGTCCTCGGCGGCGATCACCGCGCGGGGCAGGGCGGGGGACATGTCGTCCAGGGCGATCCACTTGCGGTCCAGACCTTTGCCCTCGAACATCCGCTGAACCATCAGGAACGTCAGGGGCGGCGGCACGAAGCGGTAGACGATCACCGTCAGCACAGGCCCGACCACGCCCACCAATAGCAGGACCATGAACGCCATGCCCACCAAGCGGCCCAGACGGGTCTTCGGCTTCGTGGCCTTGCTCGGCCTGCGGGCAGCCGGCTTCTTGGATTTCGCCATAGTTTCGATACGCCCCTTGCCTTGACGCGGCGGAGCGATGCTAGCGAGGGGGACCTGATTTGTCCTTAACGGGAACGACAATGACCGTCACCGAAGCCGTCCAGCGCCGCATTTCGGTCCGCGCCTTCACCGCCGAGCCGGTGTCCGGCGCCGTGGTGCGCGAAATTTTGCAGGCCGCGGCTAAGGCTCCTTCGGGAGGCAACCTGCAGCCCTGGCGGGTTCACGCCCTGACGGGTGAGCCGCTGGCGCAGTTCAAGGCGATCATCGCGGGCAAGCTCGGCGCGCCGGACGGAGCCGAGTACAACGTCTATCCTCCCAACCTGTGGGAGCCGTTCCGCACTCGACGCTTCCAGTGCGGCGAGGACCTGTACGGGACGCTTGGCATCGCGCGGGAGGACAAGATCGGGCGCATGCGCCAGTTCGGCGGCAACGCGGACTTCTTCGGTGCGCCGGTCGGTTTGTTCTTCTCGCTGGACCGAAAGCTTGGCCCGCCGCAATGGGCGGACCTGGGCATGTACATGCAGACGGTGATGCTGCTGGCCCAGGAGCGGGGGCTTGGAACCTGCGCACAGGAGTTCTGGTCCATCTACGCGGCGACCGTGGCGCAATTTCTGGACCTGCCGGAGGATCATATGTTGTTTTCAGGCATGGCCCTGGGCTGGCCGGACGAAAGCCATCCGGTGAACACACTGCGCACTCGCCGCGACCCGTTCGAAACCTGGGCCCAGATGCGCGGCTTCGAAGGCTGAAGGGCGCTACCGTAGAACTACGAGTGGTGTTTCTACGATATTCTACCGTGGCGGGCGGCGGCGCTAAGTGCCGCCATGATCGATCCCTTGCTCCGCCCCGCTCGTCTGTTCTTCCGCGCCGCGCTGATCGTCGGCCTGATCGCGGCGACCGCCGGCATCCTCGGCCTGGCCGTGGTTGGCGGCGACCTCATGGGCGACATGGTCGGCGTCGCCTTCGCGGGCATCGGCGCCCTGATGGTGTTCAACGCCCTGAACGCCCTCTACCAGCTGTTCTGGTGGGGCCGAGCCGACGGCGAAGACTACTAGAGTTCCGGAACGTCGAGTACGCCCGCCGAGCCGGCCTCGTCGCCGAACGCCAAGCGGGCGCCGTCCTGTGACATCGACAACGCGCTAATCGCCGCGCCTTTCTCGGCTTTCAGGGTTTCAAGCCGGCCGGAACGCAGGTTGGCCGCCCAGACACGGCCGTCGCTCATGCCGGCGGCCACGACCTGTCCGTTCAATGATGCGGCGACCCGGGTCGAGAGGCTGTCGCGGTTGAAGCCGATCTCGGCCGCTTCCTTGCCCATCGGACCGTTGGCCCCCGCGAACGGCCAGATCACCGCGCCATTGGCGCCGGCCGTGGCCAGGACCTTGCCGCCGTCGAAGAAGGCCAGGCTGCGGGGCTTGGCTGGATAGCCGCCCATGCGCATGTCCTTGGCGTCGGACAGCCGCCAGCCGTGCAGCTGGTTTTCCTGCATGGCCGAGATCAGGAACTTGCCGTCCGGGCTCCAGACCACGGCGATGTGGCTGCCCGCCCACTTTAGGATTTGCGGCTTCTGGTTCTCGATCCGCGCCCACCACAGGTGCGCCCCGCCGTAGGAGGCGGTGGCGATGCGTCGGCCCTTGGGGTCGAAGGCGATGTCGGAGATCGACTTGTCGTGAGTGTAGATGCGGTTGAATTCGGCGTCGGCCGTGTCGAGCACATGCAGGGCCTTGCCGGCCCCGAAAGCGATCAGGCCCGTGGCTGGGCTGGCGGCGAGCGCCTCGATCCAGCGGCTCTTCACCTGGGCCAAGCGGGTTACGACCACCTCGCCGTTCTCGATTCGCGACCAGACGACCGCGCCGTCGTCACCGCCGGTCAGGACGCCGACGCCAGAGGGGTGAACGCAGGCCGACAGCACCGCGCCGTCGTGGGCCTCGACCGTGACGAAGCCATCCTGGGTTTGCAGGCGGACGGTCCCGTCCCCCAGGGCGAAGGCGGCCTGGCCATGGGAATCAAACAGGGCGGCGGTGGTGAAGGCGTCGAAGTCAAAAATCATGGACCGCGATTAGCCCGGCCGCTGTCCCGACGCTAGGGTCTGGGGTCATTGGGCCGCGTACCGATGTGCGGCGAAACGCGCGTTCGGCGCGCGGAAAACGGGAGTCTGCACAGAGTCTGCGTTTCCGCTCCAACTTGCACTTTACTTCCAAAAATATCCGCGCCAGAAGTCTTCCCCGACGACAAGGACCCGCATAGGCGGGGCCGATTGGGAGATTTTTGTCGATGGCTGCAAAGCTTGCCGGCGGTGGCAAAGGTAAATACGATCTCGGTCAGAACAACGAGATCAACGTCACGCCCTTCGTGGACATCCTGCTCGTTCTGCTGATCATCTTCATGGTCGCCGTGCCGATGGCCACCGTGGCCATCAAGGTCGATCTTCCGCCGGCCACGCCGCCGAGCCCGGAAGACAAGCCGAAAGAGCCGATCTTCATCTCTATCCAGAAGTCGGGTGCCCTGTTCCTGGCCGAACAGCAAACCAGCCTGGAAGGCCTGCCGTCCGATCTGGCCGGCAAGATCGCCATCCAGTCGCCGGGCGCCGTTCCGCAGGAAGAGCGCATCATGATCCGCGCCGACGCCGACGTCCTGTACCAGGACTTCATGGCGGTGCTGAACGAACTGCAAGGCAACGGCTACTACAAGGTCGGCCTGATCAACGAAGACATCTCGTAAGTCTCCAGGCTTCGAGACGGAAAAGGCCGGGCGCGCGAGCGTCCGGCCTTTTTCTTTGATCGATCGCCCTAAGAGGCGCGGCCTAAGCCGCGCCTTCCACCTAGGCCGCGCAGGCCTCGAAGCCGGTCTTCAACGCCGCCTCGTCCAGGTTGCGGCCGATGAACACCATCCGGCTGTAGCGCCGCTCGCCCTCGCGCCATTCGCGCTGCAGGTCGCCTTCCAGAATCATATGCACCGCCTGGAACACCAGGCGCTTGTCCTCGCCCTGCACGTCCAGAATCCCCTTGGCCCGCAGGATGTCAGGGCCCTGAGCCGCCAGCAGGTTGTTGAGCCAGGTGGTGACCTTGGTCCCGTCCACGGGCGTCTCCAGGGTCAGAGACACGCCCCGGATACCGGCGGCGGCCACGTGGTCCTCGTGGTCGTGGTGATGATGATCGTGCCCGTGATCATGATGGTCGTGATCATGGTCATGGTCGCAGTGCTCGTCGTGAACGTGGCCGTGCTCGCCATGGCCGGGGTTCAGGAACTGGGGCTCCAACTCGGTGATCCGGTCCAGGTCGAAGGAGCCGCGGCCCAAGATGGCGTCCAGCGGCACGTTCGAGCGCTGGGCGTGATGGATCGGGGCCAACGGGTTGATGCGGCGCACTTGAGCCTCGACGTGGCGAAGCTCCTCGGCGGTGACGAGGTCGGTCTTGTTCAGAACGATCTGGTCGGCGAAGGCGATCTGTTCGACCGCTTCCTTGCTGTCGGCCAGGCGCTGCAGGATGTGCTTAGCGTCCACCACGGTGGTGACGCTGTCCAGCTTGGTGCGAGCCTTGACCTCATCGTCCACGAAGAAGGTCTGGGCGACCGGGCCGGGATCGGCCAGGCCGGTGGTCTCCACAACGATGGCGTCGAACTTGCCCTTGCGCTTCATCAGGCCGGACAGCACGCGGATCAGGTCGCCGCGCACCGTGCAGCAGACGCAGCCGTTGTTCATCTCGAAGACTTCCTCGTCGGTGTCGACGACGAGGTCGTTGTCGATGCCGACCTCTCCGAACTCGTTGACGATCACGGCGTACTTCTTGCCGTGGTCCTCGGTGAGGATGCGGTTCAGCAGGGTGGTCTTGCCGGCGCCGAGGTAGCCGGTCAGGACGGTGACGGGAGTCTGTTCGATGCTCATGGCGCCTATCTAGTGCGCCGCAGGCGGTTTCGAAACCGCCTTAGACCTCGATCAGCGCCACGATCCCGGCCATGACCAATAGGGTCGCGCCCATTATGGTGGTCTCGTGGCGCTGCAGCGCGTCGAGTTTCAGGCGTTGAACGCCGGCGAGGCTGAGGCTGGTGAACAGCAGCATGCCCGCCGCGGTGGCCGCCATCAGCACGCCGGTCAGGGCGGCGAACCCGCCCCAGCCGTGCGGGGTGCTGGCCAGGAAGATGGGCAGGAAGGCCTCGCACGGCGACAGGGCGAGCAAGGTCACCAGGCTCAGCACCGCCGCCCGATCCGAACCATAGGACCTGGTCATATCGTGGACGTGGGCGCGCTTGCGGCCGCGCCACAGGTAATAGAGTCCCAGGGCCGCCATGCCGCCGGCCACCAGCAGACCGAAGATGCTGCCCAGCCGCTCCTCCACCGCCAGACCGGCGGTGACCAGCATGGCGCCCAGCAGAGTCGTGACGGCCACGTGTCCCACCGCCGCCAGCAGGGCGACGGCCAGGGTGCGCCCGGCGGACCAGCCCTGTCCCCGACCGACCAGCACGAACGGCAGCCAGTGAGTCGGCAGGGCCGCATGCAGGAAGGCCACGGCGAAGCCAGTCGCGGCGATGGAGGCGAAGAGGGTCGATGTCACGGCCCCTCTGTACAGATGTTACACTGTACTCGCCAGACAGCCGCCGCCGGATGCTGGCGCGGCGGGCGAAGCAGTCTATAGACACGCGATCCGGGCGGGTTTTCAGCCTCAGCCGCGTTGACTCCCGGGTCTTGCGCTGTATAAGAGCGCTCCCTCGCCCGCAGGCTTCCTCGCGGGCGCAATCCATTTTGAGAAGAAGTCTTCGGACTTCATAAGCTTAAGGCGCGACCGATGTACGCGGTGATCAAGACCGGCGGTAAGCAGTACCGGGTTCAGGCGGGCGATCTGCTCGTGGTTGAAAAGCTCGAAGGCGAGCCGGGCGCGGAAATCGCGTTCGACCAGGTCCTGATGCTGGGCGACGGCGACGCCGTCACGGTGGGCGCGCCGCTCGTTTCGGGCGCAGCTGTGAATGCGACCCTGATCGAAACCCGCCGCGGCGAGAAGCTGAAGATCTTCAAGAAGATCCGCCGCCAGGGTTATCGCCGCACGCAAGGTCACCGCCAGACCGAGACGGTCCTGCGCGTCACCTCGGTGGCCAACGGTTCGAAGTCGGACAAGTGGGATGGCACGGTCGACCTGACCAGCAAGCGCCTCCTGGACGCCCGCGCTCGCGGCCTCGGCGACGCCGCCGTGACCACGGCTCCGGTCGAAGCCAAGCCGGCCGCTCCGGTGAAGGCCAAGGCCGCCGCGCCGAAGAAGGCTTCTGCTCCGAAGGCCGCCAAGGCCGAGGGTGAAGCCGCCCCCGCCAAGAAAGCCGCGCCGAAGAAGGCCGCCCCCAAGAAGGACGCCGGCGAGGCCTAAGGGCCGCGCCGCATAGGATCAGGAGAGCACAATGGCTCACAAAAAATCTGGCGGTTCCTCGCGCAACGGTCGCGACTCAGCGGGCCGCCGTCTCGGCGTGAAGAAGTTCGGTGGTGAATCTGTCGTCGCCGGCAACATCGTCATCCGTCAACGCGGCACCAAGTTCTGGCCGGGCGTCAACGTCGGCATGGGCAAGGACCATACCCTCTTTGCGCTCGTGAACGGCGCCGTGCGCTTTGTAACCAAGCGCGACAACCGCACCTACGTGACCATCGATCCGGTCGCACAGGCTCAAGCCGCGGAATAAGCGCGGTCTAGACCTTTCCCGGATCGCGCTTCTCAGATGAGGCGATCCGGACAGACGATCCAAGCGGGGAGTCCGGAAGCGCCGGGCTCCCCGCTTTCTTTTTGGCCGCACGCCGGACGGGGGTCCGGAAAGAAGGCGGCAGGATCGACCAGGGAGGTCGCCATGCACGGCACGGATCAAACCCCCATCATAGAAACACGGCGCCTGATTTTGCGCGCGCCGCGGCCGGCGGACGCGTCGCGGATCGTCGAACTCGTAGATTACGACGTCGCGCGCATGACCCTGCGCATGCCGTGGCCCTATGCCCCGGCCGACGCCGAGGGGTTCATCACCCAGGTGGCGATGCAGGATCGCCGTCGCGACAACACCTTCGCCATCGAGTTGGAGAACGAGGGCCTCGTGGGGGTGCTGGGCTTCTTCCCGACGCCCGAGGCGCAGCTTGAAGTAGGCTATTGGCTGGGTCGCCCCTACTGGGGGCGCGGCCTGGCGAGCGAGGCCCTGATGGGCGCCCTGACCTGGGCGTCACGCGATTGGAGAAAGCGAATGGTTGTGGCTGGCCATTTCGCGGACAATCCGGCGTCGGGCCGGGTCCTGTGCAAGGCGGGCTTTCTCTACACCGGCGTGGTGGACACCAAGCTGTCGCGGGCCCGGGGTGAGCCGGCCGACACCCGCATGATGGTCTGGCTGGCCTAGGCGGCTTGGCCCGCGCCCGCCTTCGGGCCGGCGCGGAAGCGGCTTTCGGCGGTGAGAATCCGCTCGCAAAGCTTGTCCAGCTCCGAGAGCAGGGAATAGGAGGCGTAGATGGGAATCTCCATCATCGCCGACTGAGCGCGAGGCATCAGCTCAGTATACTTCTTCCAGGCGACGTGGGCGTCGCGCGCGGCTTCGGCGCGGTGGCCCAGGGGCGTCCACAGATTGATATCGATCAGTTCGTCCCGGCACTCCTTCATCATCGGCAAGGCGATGTAGAGGAACAGGAAGGTGGGGGTGGCGGCGCGGCTATAGGGCGGCAGCACCTGCATGTGCCAGACGCGGAAGGCTTCGAGGAAGCTGTTCTTCTTGGCCTCTTCCGGGGGCAACCAGGGCGCGTTGCGATCGATCAATTCGTCGGCCGATGAGGCGCGCTTGATCAGGTCGTCCGGCGTGCGGCCGTCCTTGAGGGTCTTGGACAGGGCCGAGACCGGAATGTTCAGCCGCTTGGCGACTTCGCTATAACTGGCGGTGCGTCCGCCCATGGACGTCCACTGACCCATGGTCGGCACGCCGCCGCCCTTGGCGGTCTTCATGGCCTGGGCCTGCATCAGAAGCTTGTTCTGCTGCTGCGCCTTTTCGGCCTGGATGCGGTCGAACTCTTCCTCGTGCTTGGCCTTTTGGGCCTCGTTCATCCAGCGGGCCCTGC is a window of Caulobacter sp. NIBR2454 DNA encoding:
- the mtgA gene encoding monofunctional biosynthetic peptidoglycan transglycosylase, which gives rise to MAFMVLLLVGVVGPVLTVIVYRFVPPPLTFLMVQRMFEGKGLDRKWIALDDMSPALPRAVIAAEDAKFCQHNGFDFTAMQKAMKNNERRPGKIRGGSTISQQTAKNVFLWPQRSYVRKGLEAYFTVLIETVWGKKRIMEVYLNSIEMGPGIYGAEAAAQRYFRVSAADLSTAQAARMAAILPSPLKWKAAKPGPYVKRRSRKITAAAGTVRRDGLAACVS
- a CDS encoding pilus assembly protein TadG-related protein; translation: MAVQFAFLALPIAILCFGVLDVNRASVQKRQLQDALDAAALAAARSQSTTPEALQAAGAQALVAELAVLRDARLVSSSFVQNGPTVVASAAMDVEPIVSQLWLQGDMRVGATADVVRTLNRLEVAMVLDTTGSMGDTLNSTQTKIAALRVAANNFVTTLSAAAERSLEPDSVRIGIVPFAAMVNVGADHESAAWLDWTGAAPVSQAPFRSPPSFTPTFNNNPVNRRSLFTSLRTDWSGCVEARDAGQNLDALDTAPTSAQPATLYTPFFALDEPNLTGAQNNYRTDTLSGSSRSDWYQRQAATNKYGGSPSGGQGPNAGCGMRPITPLTNEWDDLHDAIDDLNASGLTNIPMGLMWGWNLVSPNGPVQGPQPTRAYGAERNTKIIVLMTDGDNTYSRITDGYNGSARGAYGYIWEGRLPGVTAGSYTASDSTRVTAMNNRMTLLCNNIRAQGIRVYSIGVGVSTNTRTLLRNCATSADMYYDVTGAAQMNAAFNAIAGSIDNLRIAR
- a CDS encoding LysR family transcriptional regulator; the protein is MARRPPLQQLHAFDAAARHLSFTRAAAELAITQGAISQRIKALEQSLGVRLFDRLTRALALTPEGEILARSVREGFSRIDQGLEAVSADTGEGRILRLGVSASFASRWLAPRLADFNARHPDIEVHVTAEDRLSDLRAENIDLSVRFGLGDYMGLDVSPLMDDAVFPVCSPALATRLKRLEDLRGLVLLHDGVAERDGSGVHWRIWSEAMGVDLDCAPGPRFSQAFEVWLRHQVAFPTVA
- a CDS encoding PhzF family phenazine biosynthesis protein, giving the protein MSDVSVHVVQAFVEADGQGGNPAGVVIDMDRALSPEQRLAVAGMAGFSETAFISRSEVSAFRLEFFTPTRQIAHCGHATVASFGLLAQQGLAAGESSKETIDGPRRILVDDGRAYMQQLRPTYRQAGEADFTDVKVLASISLTEADVDGRGAILAHNGNGTLLLGVKDREVLRRLRPDQAAISEITERVEAVCLYVFALDAMKEGRAATCRMFAPAYGIDEEAATGMAAGALGAWMQDGLGVDRSPLLIEQGWFMDAPSPSLIEVRLSPDEVLVGGRAAVRETLTVQI
- a CDS encoding WD40 repeat domain-containing protein, which translates into the protein MIFDFDAFTTAALFDSHGQAAFALGDGTVRLQTQDGFVTVEAHDGAVLSACVHPSGVGVLTGGDDGAVVWSRIENGEVVVTRLAQVKSRWIEALAASPATGLIAFGAGKALHVLDTADAEFNRIYTHDKSISDIAFDPKGRRIATASYGGAHLWWARIENQKPQILKWAGSHIAVVWSPDGKFLISAMQENQLHGWRLSDAKDMRMGGYPAKPRSLAFFDGGKVLATAGANGAVIWPFAGANGPMGKEAAEIGFNRDSLSTRVAASLNGQVVAAGMSDGRVWAANLRSGRLETLKAEKGAAISALSMSQDGARLAFGDEAGSAGVLDVPEL
- a CDS encoding biopolymer transporter ExbD: MAAKLAGGGKGKYDLGQNNEINVTPFVDILLVLLIIFMVAVPMATVAIKVDLPPATPPSPEDKPKEPIFISIQKSGALFLAEQQTSLEGLPSDLAGKIAIQSPGAVPQEERIMIRADADVLYQDFMAVLNELQGNGYYKVGLINEDIS
- a CDS encoding CobW family GTP-binding protein — translated: MSIEQTPVTVLTGYLGAGKTTLLNRILTEDHGKKYAVIVNEFGEVGIDNDLVVDTDEEVFEMNNGCVCCTVRGDLIRVLSGLMKRKGKFDAIVVETTGLADPGPVAQTFFVDDEVKARTKLDSVTTVVDAKHILQRLADSKEAVEQIAFADQIVLNKTDLVTAEELRHVEAQVRRINPLAPIHHAQRSNVPLDAILGRGSFDLDRITELEPQFLNPGHGEHGHVHDEHCDHDHDHDHHDHGHDHHHHDHEDHVAAAGIRGVSLTLETPVDGTKVTTWLNNLLAAQGPDILRAKGILDVQGEDKRLVFQAVHMILEGDLQREWREGERRYSRMVFIGRNLDEAALKTGFEACAA
- a CDS encoding M2 family metallopeptidase, with protein sequence MKLKLLAACAAVALASAPLAALAQAAPSAAEAKAFADKAEADLSKLSEYVARSSWVRATYITEDTQWLEAKATAEITELATRLAMEASRYDKSPADPVTRRKLDILKRSLVLPAPQRPGGAEELATIASRLDSAFSTGKFDYKGKTITLNDAEDVLSESRDPADLKAAWEGWHSVAPAMHDDYVKLVELANEGSKGLGYKDTGVLWRAGYDMDPDAFAAETDRVWKQLEPFYKNLHCYVRARLNEKYGDAVQSRTGPIRADLLGNMWAQEWGNIYDVVAPKTANAASSYNLDELLVAKGYDPVKMVKAGEGFYSSIGLAPLPETFWKRSMIVRPQDREVVCHASAWNLDDKDDIRIKMCTKVNGVDFVTIHHELGHNYYQRAYSEQPYLFRGAANDGFHEAIGDFAALSATTPTYLKQIGLLETVPGDEGDIPYLLKTALDKIAFFPFSLIVDKWRWQVFSGQITPEQYNAGWWKLRTQYQGIVPPGERPADAFDAAAKYHIPGNTPYTRYYLARVYQFQFHRAACKQAGWKGPLHRCSIYGNKEVGAKFNAMMEMGASKPWPDAMAAFTGEKQTDASAVADYFAPLNIWLTKQNKGEKCGW
- a CDS encoding nitroreductase, with the translated sequence MTVTEAVQRRISVRAFTAEPVSGAVVREILQAAAKAPSGGNLQPWRVHALTGEPLAQFKAIIAGKLGAPDGAEYNVYPPNLWEPFRTRRFQCGEDLYGTLGIAREDKIGRMRQFGGNADFFGAPVGLFFSLDRKLGPPQWADLGMYMQTVMLLAQERGLGTCAQEFWSIYAATVAQFLDLPEDHMLFSGMALGWPDESHPVNTLRTRRDPFETWAQMRGFEG